The window GAGCACTTATACCGCCATCATTACCAGTCAAAATTCAAATCTGATTGGAAGAGCAATATCTTAGATCATCTAGACCGGGTGGAGGAATTAAGGAAAAATTTGCCAGAGGGCGTCAAGGCTTGGGTAGAGTATCTTCGTGAGTTAACAGCTTCTCAGATTACTTGGAATTATCATTGGTTTCCTTCGGCGGAGGTGATCCACATGTCTTTTTATCAGCCTTTTTTTGTTCTAATGGGCCTCAGAGGGTTTCAGCCGTATGCTCCGCTTCGAGTTTTACGCCAGCTAGGTCAGAGGCAAATCGCTCCTATTGTTGAGAACATGCAGAATTTTGTATGGGAGGTAAAATCAGAAGATCAGCGTCGAGAATCAGAAGCTCAGAGAATTTGGGGTGGTCATCGGGTCCTAGGTTTGAGTACTATGATAGAGGATCGTGATCAAGGAGAGGTAGATCCCCCGTACTTTTACTGGTTTCATGATCAAGCTCCCCTCAAGGTTAGGCCTGAAGGGTCTGTGAAAGAGGCAAGAGACAAGGAGGCAGAGGTTGAGGTCAGAATCAAGCAAGCTCGGTTTGAAGTTGAAGAGAACTATCAGTCCACTCTACATGCTCTTGATAAAGAACTAAAAACTGCCAGAGAGGATTTGGCTCAGATGGAGGCAGAAATGGATGCTAGAGTTAAGACAGCCCAAAAAACGGTTGAGAGGAAACATCACTCTACAATTCAGACCTTATACGAGGACTTGGGCATTGTTAGAGAAGCCGTTGATGTGTTACAGAGAGTGCTCGATAAGAAGGGAGTCTTCTTTGATGCGGAGAAAACGCGTTTTGAAGATGAGAAAGCTCAATTCTTGGCCTTGCAAACTCGACAACAAGCTGAATTTGATAAAGAAAGAGTTCGGTTTGATGTAGAAAGGAACCAATTAATGAATGACCAAGCAAGAATTCGAAACCAGCTTGAATTGGCATTGAACCGTGAGGCAGGTATAAGAGAGATAGCCACTACTCGCCAGCAGCAAGTCCAAGGCGAAATTATCGAGATGTTAGAGAACATGTCCACAATTTAGTTGTTCATACTGCTTAAAGTTGTCTGGACTGTCAGGGGATGGATTATGAGCAATTTGCTAGAAAGATACCTATCTTCGCATGCCACTTTGCAGCAGAACTAAAGCAAATATACCGCATGTTAGGGGGCCAGAAGCACCTTGAGCAGATATGCATTGGTTCACATAGAAGATCGCAGATTTTCGAAGATTGAAGTTTAGTTATAATTATTAGGGGTTTTAGTTCAGTAGTTGTATTTTGAGGATGACTCTTTTCGAGtctttatttttagtttgttttggatattctaGTCCTGTTTTAGTCTTTTCGAGTCTATGGTGCCTTTCTTCCTGGTTATTTTCCTTTACTTCTTTGTATAGAAAAATACTAAAAAATATGTTTGGTTGATTCAAAAAATCCAAATTTGTTCTTTTTTTATGAACTACGTAATGCTCTGATTCATGTTTAACATGATACGTAGGCATCCCTTAATGGGTTCAATCAAAATGTTGCAAAATCACTGAAagagaaaattgaaaaaataaacaaaataagaaAAGTGTTGAAAGGAATTCACCCAAAGCCGGGATGAAACATGAAAGCTTTCCGATGCTTATATTAGATATGAAATAATTTAGATACATGGCATACAACGTGTGGTTGATATCTGCAAAATGCTAAACCCTAACTTGTTTGTTCTTGTCTTAAAGATAAAGTGGTTGGTTTGTGGTTGAACTGGCTCCTCACGAATCTAACACAAGGTCTAAAGGAAAGGGGATAATGGCCCATAAGGATGGAAACGAGTTAGACAATGACGAATCTCGAGGTCAGATGGTTCAACATGAATCAGCATCAGCAGAGGAAGTAAGGATGTTGAGATAACAAATGGCTGACATGTACCAAGCTTGGATGAATGGGCAAACTCCACCACCTTCAATCCCTGGATTCCCGGATGTGACTATGTCAATTCCCATTGAAACAAGTGATCCACTTTTTCCTACTGGATTTGGTCCAAATTTTAACATATCCAACACTTCGGGAACTTCCACTGTGCGCCCTCCAAATGCATGCCCTCAGAAATAACCCACTTTTCATCCCCACTGTACAAACTACTACAATCCCTCAACCAACATTGGTACAGAAGTCCAATAATGATCCTTCATCTCAAGGTCACCATGATCAATATTATTCTCCGAAATTGACTTTTAAAGTCCCAGACTCATATAACCCCTTTCAGCAGTATAGTTCCCCCATCGAGATCGAGAAAACTGCTAAGAACGAGGAACAAGAAGAAATGGCCAGAAAAATGAAGAGTCTAGAGCAGAGTGTGAGGAATATGCAAGGATTAGGAGGTCAAAAAAGCTTCTCATTCAGAGATTTGTGCATGTTCCCCAATGTTCATTTTCCCCTTGGGTTTAAGACTCCGAAGTTTGAGAAGTACGATGGTCACGGTGACCCCGTAGCACACTTGAAGAAGTATTGCAATCAACTAAGAGGGGCAGGGAGTAAGAAAGAATTGCTTGTGGCATATTTTGGAGAAAGTTTAGCAGGGATTGCCTCAGAATGGTTCATCGACCAAGATATTTCTAATTAGCCTACATGGGATGGCATGGTACAAGATTTTGTTCGACAATTTCGGTATAACATTGATATTGTGCCTGATCGCAATTCTCTCACCAGTATGAAGAAAAAGCCTACTGAGAGTTTTAGAGAATATGCTATCAAGTGGAGAGAACAAGCATCCAGGGTCAAACCGCCGATGAAGGAGTCGGAAATGATTGATGTTTTCATCCAGGCACAAGAACCTGATTACTTCCACTACTTGCTTTCCGCAGTGGGAAATACATTCGCAGAAGAAATTAAAGTTGGGGAAATGGTTGAAAATGGCATCAAGTCCGGCAAAATTCTGAGTCAGGTAGAACTCGATGCTACCACCCAAGCAATTCAAAATAGGTCTGGTGGTTTTGGAAATcgaaaaaagaaagaggaaggaTCCATGATGGCATCAAGGTCCAGTGCTGCTCAAAAGGGGACAAACCACCAAGTCCAACAGGGACAATCCAATTCACCTCAACATTTTTATCCGTATCAGGATCCTCACTACTCAATTGCCCCACCCCAATATACGATTTTCAACACCCAAGCATATGCCCGACCTCCTCAACGCCAACAAGTGAGGGCGCCTGCTCCACAAGGCTTTCGTCCCCAACAACATAATTTTCAAGCACCTTATGATTCACGTCCTAAGACTGATTATGTAAGAGAGCAAGGACAGAGGGAAAACTTCACCCTAATTGGAGAATCATATACAAGCCTACTGCGGAAATTGATACAATTGGGTTTGATTGAACCTATCATGCCGTATAATGTGAACCCAAGTGCAAGAGGTTTTGACCCCACTGTTAGGTGCGATTATCATTCTAACACTCAGGGTCATACCACAGAAAATTATTTTACTTTGAAGAGAGCCATTGAGAAGCTAATTGATGACAAAGCAATTGTGATACATGACGAAGAGGCTCCGAATGTCACCAACAACCCACTTTCTGCTCACAACAATGCTCATGTTGTTGGGATGATCTGTGACGATAAGGAATACAAGCAAATAGGCAAAACAGTAATGGAAATTGACACCCTAAAAGAAGGGTtgggtattgtcacgacccgaccaggggccgcgacgggtacccggggctaaccatcgagcaccccTCGTTCTACTGTTTACCACACTCAcgtaatgctcttttatcaatctTACACTTAAAGCATAAGAAAGTTCATCTTTCAttaaaaaacataaatacttttatatgcacaagccttttggtcattgaaataatatatatatatatatatatatagatagatagatatgtaCGTGGtagcaacttcgtgagaccataccacccacactacgtatctacgagcctctactagagtactagacatatgggcgggacaggaccccgtcgtgcccaaaacatacatgtacataagaggataaccataagcacctccggaacaatggagttctctccaaaagctaacagcttctacgagtctggatccgggtcacctccctgtctaccggtgggcataaacacaacgtccaaagaaaacggacgtcagtacgaacattgtactgagtatgagaggcataaataataatatcacatcaaggaaataaaggaagcatcaataaggaatatctgtatctgactgtcaagtaggaagggagtgatgcatgctggcttattCATAATCAccgtcatatcatatatacataaatatataagttgcccgtccatatcggatgggtgtgataatcattagcctgcgtccaggcctcccgcgtctggggtaccatctcatgccgcccactagtggtgtctgcccatgccatctggccatggtgtgtagctgcccgccttagcggtgactgcccgaccaaataAGCGCGGtggtatatcatcatcataatatgctcatcataatgcatacatAAAGACTTAAGGttaactatgctttatcggggtgacgtaaggttgtgattccccgattccattatggagcactcattaacatcctgtctcaccttgaagggaatagtatatgaggtgagtgtaagcaataatgacatcgtTAACGTTttaacaacatcatatcatgaacatctagaacttccatactttaactcattaccttgtgtagctaattagggATATAGGCTTATATCTTTCCGAAACTTaaaagattcatggagaagaaagaaagtcatgctataagattcatgccattagaaataaaggactagcctcacatacctttgtcgtttaactatcttatcgcttgatcgtcctccttcgacgctcgcgtttctaccttcgagaggaatcgtattaacattagtcactcggctataagaacattctatcattttagggaaaattgggcagcacttcctttgtttacactacttttcccacattctatatcaactcccaaagttaataacaacattcacaatatagcaacaacgatcatcatttatctacacttactacaattcaccatttccctttgatttctccacaattatgattataactcgttatcgcgttttctcatatataatacttattccatggtctaaatgtctcTTATAACATATACACAATctcagcataccaacattcataattcatcccaatcactattcaacaatagcactattcacacattcatgacccaatttctatgtctttccacaattcaagtgtttcaactttcaaccactcaaaacATATAAAAGGggcataaaactcaccttagatgatggatgaacaacctttgagtggaacttctcttcttgcaccaaaaccctaactcacttttcttgagttttcttggcttagatgaacttttgttgggtttcataaacttgatttcatggatttggtgcaattgaccatggttttcctttgatttcttatgggtgaattatggagaaggttctagagggttcttggagagaggagaatgaaaatgaaatgaaataaaatgagggagggtccttatattaaatcatgaaatcggccccgtccgagatgtacggtgcgatcgtcggagcgtcgatctggccgtcgaagtcattaaatttccagtgagcaatctgtcatttccttccattcgacggtgagaaggacggttcgtcgaactgatcgacggcgCGTCGACTTGTTCGTCGAATGGTCCTTGCTCCAGCTCAGTTTTACGGCAccatcgacggagcgtcgactcgTCTGACGGtgcaaagaacgaccgtcgaaccccctttcgtAGAAATGTGGTGAAGTTTTATTTGATGAACTTTTCtttcttgcctctaacttctttggaatattAGTTGGAATTagtaagtatcccttcttacttatagggacatcatgtacCTTAACTTTCGTTAGCCCttttcaccgctcagcaacccaaagtttcgaggtctaacattttccccccttttggaacattcgtccccgaatgttaagtactcgagAATTCTAccaaactttcgccagagtttcccctgtaatatggcgctgccatcctgtcacaacaacccataatattctgcctcacagggctacaacacaataaaactctgaGAAAGGCTTACGAAAGCTCCCAAAGATAGGGGACATAacatctgagtaatgatggaaataggggtgttcagatactctaattattacacttcatttattacatacataccttatattgccgGCGTTTTATTTTGgacctctcctgggggttggaataagtgtggatacttgaatttcattttctcttctgcttcccaagttatcctttctcgattgttattccgccataggaccttaactgaggccatttccttgtttcgaagtcttcgtacttgccggtctaagatggcaatgggtacttcttcgtaTGCCAACCTTTCTTCACCtagacatcatcaatcggaacaatcctcgtaggatctccaacgcacttgcagagcatcgagacgtgaaagactggatgaac is drawn from Lycium barbarum isolate Lr01 chromosome 8, ASM1917538v2, whole genome shotgun sequence and contains these coding sequences:
- the LOC132607732 gene encoding uncharacterized protein LOC132607732 codes for the protein MVQDFVRQFRYNIDIVPDRNSLTSMKKKPTESFREYAIKWREQASRVKPPMKESEMIDVFIQAQEPDYFHYLLSAVGNTFAEEIKVGEMVENGIKSGKILSQVELDATTQAIQNRSGGFGNRKKKEEGSMMASRSSAAQKGTNHQVQQGQSNSPQHFYPYQDPHYSIAPPQYTIFNTQAYARPPQRQQVRAPAPQGFRPQQHNFQAPYDSRPKTDYVREQGQRENFTLIGESYTSLLRKLIQLGLIEPIMPYNVNPSARGFDPTVRCDYHSNTQGHTTENYFTLKRAIEKLIDDKAIVIHDEEAPNVTNNPLSAHNNAHVVGMICDDKEYKQIGKTVMEIDTLKEGLGIVTKFAQEALLIVKGASSNTNLKSSGNLILYVPGATKKKEILVTGLKLYVPSGFPRFGQNQNGLGKMTEPIVIKHMTQLPVTNTKTVPWNYNKTTVTYKGKEIVEEIDETGGLMCSGKCYTPEELRRAKQARDSQFPVKKPITEEEAKEFTKKMKV